In Flavobacteriaceae bacterium, the following proteins share a genomic window:
- a CDS encoding glycosyltransferase family 1 protein: MRVGFITSEYPHSKVKHAAGIATSIKNLAITLAKRGVDVTVFVYHQETSEIFIDENVEVHLIQNKSYKYFTWYRYRKHIQNYINVIVKERNIDILEAPDWTGITAFMQFTIPLVIRFHGSDAYFCKLDERQQKFKNFIFEKRALKGAVAYITPTTYAGIETQKIFGLNKNKIRTIHYGLQLKHFINETPDDFNRNTILYIGTIIRKKGVIELAQIFNKVVKKNPKTKLILIGGDAPDIKTGNASTYVLMEKIFSEKAKEQCDYLGKIPYSEVKEYIKNAHVCTFPSFAETLGMVTIESMALQKPVINTSIGWAQELIDDGKNGYLIHPSHVDEYAECILKLLRDEKLCLEIGKAARQKVEATFNIETIADQNIQYYNSIIKEY; encoded by the coding sequence ATGAGGGTTGGTTTTATAACATCAGAATATCCACATTCAAAAGTAAAGCATGCCGCAGGTATAGCTACAAGTATAAAAAATTTGGCAATTACTTTAGCGAAAAGAGGAGTAGATGTTACAGTTTTTGTATACCATCAAGAAACAAGTGAAATATTTATAGATGAAAATGTAGAGGTTCACTTAATACAAAATAAATCATACAAATATTTTACTTGGTACCGTTATCGTAAACATATCCAAAACTATATAAATGTTATAGTAAAAGAAAGAAATATAGATATATTAGAAGCACCAGATTGGACAGGGATTACTGCATTTATGCAATTTACAATACCATTAGTTATTCGTTTTCATGGTAGTGATGCTTATTTCTGTAAATTAGATGAACGTCAGCAGAAGTTTAAGAATTTTATATTTGAAAAAAGAGCTCTAAAAGGAGCTGTGGCTTATATTACTCCAACTACTTATGCAGGAATAGAAACTCAAAAAATATTCGGGCTTAATAAAAATAAGATAAGAACTATACACTACGGTTTACAATTAAAGCACTTTATAAATGAAACTCCAGATGATTTTAATAGAAATACAATACTATATATAGGAACTATAATTAGAAAAAAAGGAGTTATAGAGTTGGCACAAATATTTAATAAAGTAGTCAAAAAAAATCCAAAAACTAAATTAATTTTAATAGGAGGAGATGCACCAGATATTAAAACAGGAAATGCGTCTACTTATGTATTAATGGAAAAAATATTCTCAGAAAAAGCTAAAGAACAATGTGATTATTTAGGCAAAATCCCGTACTCAGAAGTAAAAGAGTATATTAAAAATGCACATGTATGCACTTTTCCTTCTTTTGCAGAAACCTTAGGAATGGTTACTATAGAGTCTATGGCATTACAAAAGCCTGTTATAAACACAAGTATAGGTTGGGCGCAAGAATTAATTGATGATGGTAAGAATGGATATTTAATCCATCCATCTCATGTAGATGAATATGCTGAATGTATTTTAAAACTTTTAAGGGATGAAAAACTGTGTTTAGAGATAGGTAAGGCAGCTAGACAAAAAGTAGAAGCTACTTTTAATATTGAGACTATTGCAGATCAAAACATACAATACTATAATTCAATAATTAAGGAGTATTAA